One Marinibacterium anthonyi genomic region harbors:
- the parC gene encoding DNA topoisomerase 4 subunit A — MNDKVDDPNMKPTPTGEVPETLRRAIGERYLQYALSTIMHRALPDARDGLKPVHRRILFAMRELRLTATGGFRKSAKISGDVMGNYHPHGDTAIYDAMARLAQDFNVRYPLVDGQGNFGNIDGDNPAASRYTEARLTVVAEALLQGLDEDAVDFRDNYDGTLTEPIVLPAEFPNLLANGASGIAVGMATNIPPHNITELCDACLHLIKTPDVRDDTLLNYIPGPDFPTGGTIVEPRESIAQAYRTGRGAFRLRCHYEVEDLGRGQWQIVVTEIPYQVQKSRLIEKLAELIQTKKVPILADVRDESADDIRVVLEPRSKNVDPDVLMGMLYRNSDLEVRFSMNMNVLIDGVTPKVCSLKEVLRAFLDHRQDVLQRRSRHRLGKIDKRLEVLEGFIIAFLNLDRVIDIIRYDDDPKAALMREDWSRDFVRAMAEADYVTPPPGEGELTEVQSDAILNMRLRSLRRLEELELLREQSALMEERAGLEDLLEDPDKQWARISDQLKETKKAFGKDYAGGARRTRFAEAGEVEDVPLEMMIDREPITVVCSQMGWIRAMKGHIDLGSELKFKDGDGPRFIFHAETTDRLLIFASNGRFYTISAANLPGGRGMGEPLRLMVDLPNEAQIIDVLIHRPEGKLIVASHGGNGFLVPEAEVIAQTRAGKQVLNVKDDVARICRAVAGDHVAIVSENGRLLVFPLEDLPEMGRGKGVRLQKYNQVRGRQGTLELDGGLSDLTTFTFSEGLSWPMGGGKTRHQADMTEWLGKRAGVGKKPPHGFPRDYKFR, encoded by the coding sequence ATGAATGACAAGGTCGACGACCCCAACATGAAGCCTACCCCGACGGGCGAGGTTCCCGAGACGCTTCGCCGTGCCATCGGCGAACGCTATCTGCAATATGCGCTGTCGACCATCATGCACCGCGCGCTGCCCGATGCCCGGGACGGGTTGAAGCCCGTGCACCGGCGCATCCTGTTCGCGATGCGCGAACTGCGGTTGACGGCGACCGGCGGTTTCCGGAAATCGGCAAAGATCTCGGGCGACGTGATGGGCAACTATCACCCCCACGGCGACACCGCGATCTATGATGCGATGGCCCGCCTGGCGCAGGATTTCAACGTCCGCTACCCGCTGGTCGACGGGCAGGGCAATTTCGGCAACATCGACGGCGACAACCCGGCCGCCAGCCGATACACCGAAGCCCGGCTGACCGTCGTGGCCGAGGCGCTGCTGCAGGGGCTGGACGAGGACGCGGTCGATTTCCGCGACAATTACGACGGCACCCTGACCGAGCCGATCGTGCTGCCCGCCGAATTCCCCAACCTCTTGGCCAATGGCGCCAGCGGCATCGCCGTGGGGATGGCGACGAACATCCCGCCGCACAACATCACCGAGCTGTGCGATGCCTGCCTGCATCTGATCAAGACGCCCGACGTGCGCGACGACACGCTGCTGAACTACATCCCTGGCCCCGATTTCCCCACCGGCGGCACCATCGTCGAGCCGCGCGAAAGCATCGCGCAGGCCTATCGCACCGGCCGGGGCGCCTTTCGCCTGCGCTGCCACTACGAGGTCGAGGACCTGGGCCGTGGCCAGTGGCAGATCGTGGTCACGGAAATCCCCTACCAGGTGCAGAAATCGCGCCTGATCGAGAAGCTGGCCGAGCTGATCCAGACCAAGAAGGTGCCGATCCTGGCCGATGTCCGCGACGAAAGCGCCGATGACATCCGCGTGGTGCTGGAACCCCGGTCCAAGAACGTCGATCCGGATGTTCTGATGGGCATGCTCTACCGCAATTCCGACCTGGAAGTGCGGTTTTCCATGAACATGAACGTGCTGATCGACGGGGTCACGCCCAAGGTCTGCTCGCTGAAAGAAGTGCTGCGTGCCTTCCTCGATCACCGCCAGGACGTGCTGCAACGCCGGTCGCGCCACCGGCTGGGCAAGATCGACAAGCGGTTGGAAGTGCTGGAAGGCTTCATCATCGCCTTCCTCAACCTCGACCGGGTGATCGACATCATCCGATATGACGATGACCCCAAGGCCGCGCTGATGCGCGAAGACTGGTCGCGCGACTTCGTGCGCGCCATGGCCGAGGCCGATTACGTCACGCCTCCGCCGGGCGAGGGCGAGCTGACCGAGGTTCAGTCCGACGCCATCCTCAACATGCGCCTGCGCAGCTTGCGCCGTCTCGAGGAACTTGAACTGCTGCGCGAGCAATCCGCCCTGATGGAGGAACGCGCCGGTCTCGAGGATCTGCTTGAGGATCCGGACAAGCAGTGGGCGCGGATCTCGGACCAGTTGAAGGAAACCAAGAAGGCCTTCGGCAAGGATTACGCCGGCGGCGCCCGCCGCACCCGGTTCGCCGAGGCGGGCGAGGTCGAGGACGTGCCGCTGGAGATGATGATCGACCGCGAACCGATCACCGTGGTCTGTTCGCAGATGGGTTGGATCCGGGCGATGAAGGGTCATATCGACCTGGGCTCGGAACTGAAGTTCAAGGACGGCGACGGCCCGCGCTTCATCTTCCACGCGGAAACCACCGACCGGCTGCTGATCTTTGCGTCGAACGGGCGGTTCTACACGATTTCGGCGGCGAACCTGCCCGGCGGGCGCGGCATGGGCGAACCGCTGCGCCTGATGGTCGACCTGCCGAACGAGGCGCAGATCATCGACGTTCTGATCCACCGCCCCGAAGGCAAGCTGATCGTCGCCTCGCACGGCGGCAACGGCTTCCTTGTGCCCGAGGCCGAGGTCATCGCACAGACCCGCGCCGGCAAGCAGGTGCTGAACGTCAAGGACGACGTCGCCCGGATCTGCCGCGCGGTGGCCGGCGATCACGTGGCGATCGTGTCGGAAAACGGTCGCCTGCTGGTCTTCCCGCTGGAAGACCTGCCCGAGATGGGCCGTGGCAAGGGCGTGCGTCTGCAGAAGTACAACCAGGTCCGGGGCCGTCAGGGCACGCTGGAACTGGACGGGGGGCTGTCGGACCTGACGACCTTCACCTTCTCCGAAGGGCTGTCCTGGCCGATGGGCGGCGGCAAGACCCGGCATCAGGCGGACATGACCGAATGGCTGGGCAAGCGCGCCGGGGTGGGCAAGAAGCCGCCCCACGGCTTCCCGCGCGATTACAAGTTCCGTTAA
- a CDS encoding Bacterial SH3 domain protein: MSAATGVSFISDGPGVGLPGSLGDSDVRYVLMSLVVVVFAFYELSGGKDFVPRSETRRLAAADASKDADTPTISVASLSTRSSTPKFSPSRTQAMAVVDTRNPVTQTKADKADKAVLTAATGSLYPLPDDAVRAPGITLVSLGDNPALFAQPLVETRTPEANNDMTVRPSQASAIASPVSGAANPATAKRADFIPDQRDIRAVDGNRVNMRNGPGTNFSVLASLPRDTRVEVLTDPGDGWVRLQPINGGPIGWMADYLLTSVNN; the protein is encoded by the coding sequence ATGTCCGCTGCCACGGGCGTTTCCTTTATAAGTGACGGCCCGGGGGTCGGGTTGCCGGGGTCCTTGGGGGATAGTGACGTGCGTTATGTATTGATGAGCCTTGTTGTAGTGGTCTTCGCTTTCTACGAGCTTAGCGGAGGCAAGGATTTCGTGCCGCGATCCGAAACGCGCCGCCTCGCCGCCGCAGACGCATCCAAGGACGCCGACACCCCGACCATTTCCGTCGCCTCCCTGTCCACCCGCAGTTCGACGCCGAAATTCTCGCCCTCGCGGACCCAGGCGATGGCCGTCGTCGACACCCGTAACCCCGTGACCCAGACCAAGGCCGACAAGGCCGACAAGGCGGTTCTGACCGCGGCCACCGGATCGCTTTACCCGCTGCCCGACGACGCCGTGCGCGCGCCCGGGATCACGCTCGTCTCGCTTGGCGACAACCCCGCGCTTTTTGCCCAGCCCCTGGTCGAGACCCGGACACCCGAAGCGAACAACGACATGACCGTGCGCCCGTCGCAGGCTTCGGCCATTGCGTCGCCCGTGTCCGGCGCCGCCAACCCCGCGACCGCCAAACGCGCGGATTTCATCCCCGATCAGCGCGACATCCGCGCCGTCGACGGCAACCGCGTGAACATGCGCAACGGGCCGGGCACCAACTTTTCGGTCCTGGCCAGCCTGCCCCGCGACACCAGGGTCGAAGTGCTGACCGATCCCGGCGACGGATGGGTGCGCCTGCAGCCGATCAACGGCGGCCCGATCGGCTGGATGGCCGACTACCTGCTGACCAGCGTCAACAACTGA
- the bdhA_4 gene encoding D-beta-hydroxybutyrate dehydrogenase — MKSILITGCSSGIGLDAARTLKAAGWRVFAACRQQGDCDRLIAEGFDSPRLDYTDTASIDTALAQVLEATGGTLDALFNNGAHPLSALVEDLPTDGLRAIFEANFFGWHDLTRRVIPVMRAQGHGHIVQCSSALGVTYMRWRGAYAATKHALEALTDTLRLELRGSGIKVVMIEPGPIRTEFRRNGIPWFERFIDWQASPQRARYETGLIPRLYAENPPPDRFELQPDAVSAKLLRALGTDNPAPRYRVTTVTWIAAILMRILPTRAADRILDRI, encoded by the coding sequence ATGAAAAGCATCCTGATCACCGGCTGTTCCTCGGGCATCGGCCTTGACGCCGCCCGCACCCTGAAGGCCGCCGGTTGGCGGGTCTTTGCCGCTTGCCGCCAACAGGGCGATTGCGACCGGCTGATCGCCGAAGGCTTCGACAGCCCCCGGCTGGACTACACCGACACCGCCAGCATCGACACCGCCCTGGCGCAGGTGCTGGAGGCCACGGGCGGCACGCTGGACGCGCTTTTCAACAACGGGGCGCACCCGCTCAGCGCCCTGGTCGAAGACCTGCCCACCGACGGGCTGCGCGCCATCTTCGAAGCCAATTTCTTTGGCTGGCACGACCTGACTCGCCGGGTCATCCCGGTGATGCGCGCACAGGGTCATGGCCATATCGTGCAATGTTCCTCGGCGCTTGGCGTCACCTACATGCGCTGGCGCGGCGCCTATGCCGCGACCAAGCACGCGCTTGAGGCGCTGACCGACACGCTGCGGCTGGAACTGCGCGGCAGCGGCATCAAGGTGGTGATGATCGAACCCGGCCCGATCCGGACCGAATTCCGCCGCAACGGCATTCCCTGGTTCGAACGCTTCATCGACTGGCAGGCCTCGCCCCAGCGCGCGCGCTACGAAACCGGGCTGATCCCGCGGCTTTACGCCGAAAACCCGCCCCCCGACAGGTTCGAACTGCAGCCCGACGCGGTCTCGGCCAAACTGCTAAGAGCGCTTGGCACCGACAATCCGGCGCCGCGCTACCGGGTGACCACGGTGACCTGGATCGCCGCGATCCTGATGCGGATCCTGCCCACCCGCGCGGCAGATCGCATCCTGGACCGGATCTGA
- a CDS encoding hypothetical protein (Hypoxia induced protein conserved region) has protein sequence MTRDPFFLLIVLAIIIVVVILVLGIGNFAKGGEKSGERSNRLMRYRLIGQFVAVVLIAIYFYTRF, from the coding sequence ATGACCCGCGACCCGTTCTTCCTGCTCATCGTCCTGGCGATCATCATCGTCGTGGTGATCCTGGTGCTTGGCATCGGCAATTTCGCCAAGGGCGGCGAGAAAAGCGGCGAACGGTCGAACCGGTTGATGCGGTATCGCCTGATCGGGCAGTTCGTCGCGGTCGTGCTGATCGCGATCTACTTCTATACCAGATTCTGA
- a CDS encoding Cob(I)yrinic acid a,c-diamide adenosyltransferase: protein MVVLNKIYTRTGDKGDTALGNGERVAKHSARVTAYGTVDELNAFVGVARLAAEGDVDVALSRIQNDLFDLGADLCRPEMEKDAQADYPPLRMIAAQTDRLETEIDAMNGALEALRSFILPGGSALAAHLHVCRTVARRAERLAVDLSTVESVNPDAVRYLNRLSDWFFVAARMANDNGQADVLWVPGANR from the coding sequence ATGGTCGTTCTCAACAAGATCTACACCCGCACCGGCGACAAGGGCGACACCGCGCTTGGCAATGGCGAACGGGTCGCCAAGCATTCGGCGCGGGTCACCGCCTATGGCACGGTGGACGAACTGAACGCCTTCGTCGGCGTCGCCCGCCTGGCCGCCGAAGGGGATGTCGACGTCGCCCTGTCGCGCATCCAGAACGATCTGTTCGACCTGGGCGCCGACCTGTGCCGGCCCGAGATGGAAAAGGACGCCCAGGCCGACTACCCGCCCCTGCGCATGATCGCCGCCCAGACCGACCGCCTGGAAACCGAGATCGACGCGATGAACGGTGCGCTCGAGGCGCTGCGCAGCTTCATCCTGCCGGGCGGATCGGCCCTGGCCGCGCATCTGCATGTCTGCCGCACCGTGGCGCGGCGCGCCGAACGGCTGGCGGTGGATCTGTCGACCGTCGAAAGCGTGAACCCCGACGCGGTGCGCTATCTCAACCGGCTGTCCGACTGGTTCTTCGTCGCCGCCCGCATGGCCAATGACAATGGCCAGGCCGACGTCCTCTGGGTGCCCGGCGCCAACCGCTGA
- the etfB_2 gene encoding Electron transfer flavoprotein small subunit — protein sequence MKVLVPVKRVIDYNVKVRVKADGSGVDLANVKMSMNPFDEIAVEEAIRLKEAGKAEEIVAVSVGVKQAQETLRTALAMGADRAILVVAADDVHNDIEPLAVAKILKAIVDEEQPGLVLCGKQAIDNDMNATGQMLSALLGWSQATFASELTVEGDEAVVTREVDGGLQTIKVKMPAIVTVDLRLNEPRYASLPNIMKAKKKPLDEKTAADYGVEVAPRLEIVKTTEPEARKAGEMVPDVDTLVAKLKEKGIV from the coding sequence ATGAAGGTACTGGTGCCTGTCAAACGCGTGATCGACTACAACGTGAAGGTCCGCGTGAAGGCGGACGGGAGCGGCGTCGATCTTGCGAACGTGAAGATGTCGATGAACCCGTTCGACGAAATTGCCGTCGAGGAAGCCATCCGGCTGAAGGAAGCAGGCAAGGCGGAAGAGATCGTCGCCGTATCCGTCGGCGTGAAACAGGCGCAGGAAACGCTTCGCACCGCGCTGGCCATGGGCGCCGACCGGGCGATCCTGGTCGTGGCCGCCGATGACGTGCACAACGACATCGAACCGCTGGCCGTGGCCAAGATCCTCAAGGCGATCGTCGACGAGGAACAGCCGGGCCTGGTGCTGTGCGGCAAGCAGGCCATCGACAACGACATGAACGCCACCGGCCAGATGCTGTCGGCCCTGCTGGGCTGGAGCCAGGCGACGTTCGCGTCCGAACTGACCGTTGAAGGCGACGAAGCGGTCGTGACCCGCGAAGTCGACGGCGGCCTGCAGACCATCAAGGTGAAGATGCCCGCCATCGTCACCGTCGACCTGCGCCTGAACGAACCGCGCTATGCCTCGCTGCCCAACATCATGAAGGCCAAGAAGAAGCCGCTGGATGAAAAGACCGCCGCCGATTACGGCGTCGAGGTCGCGCCGCGGCTGGAGATCGTGAAGACCACCGAACCCGAGGCCCGCAAGGCCGGCGAGATGGTGCCCGATGTTGACACGCTGGTCGCCAAACTGAAAGAGAAGGGGATCGTCTGA
- the etfA_2 gene encoding Electron transfer flavoprotein large subunit, with amino-acid sequence MAVLLLAEVTSGELSLDATAKAVTAAKALGDVTVLCAGASAAAAGEAAAKIDGVAKVLVAEDATLGHRLAEPTAALIVSLAGDYSHIVAPATTDAKNVMPRVAALLDVMILSDVSGVVDADTFERPIYAGNAIQTVKSKDEKKVITFRTSTFDAAGEAGPAPIETIGASDNPGLSEWVEDKVAASDRPELTSAGIVVSGGRGVGSEEDFALIEKLADKLGAAVGASRAAVDSGYAPNDWQVGQTGKVVAPELYIAVGISGAIQHLAGMKDSKVIVAINKDEEAPIFQVADYGLVADLFTAVPELVEKL; translated from the coding sequence ATGGCCGTTCTGCTGCTTGCCGAAGTCACCTCCGGTGAACTCTCGCTCGACGCCACCGCCAAGGCCGTGACGGCCGCGAAGGCGCTGGGTGACGTGACCGTCCTGTGCGCCGGCGCCTCTGCCGCCGCCGCGGGCGAAGCCGCCGCCAAGATCGACGGCGTGGCCAAGGTGCTGGTCGCCGAGGATGCCACACTGGGCCACCGCCTGGCGGAACCCACCGCCGCGCTGATCGTGTCGCTTGCGGGCGATTACAGCCACATCGTGGCGCCCGCCACGACGGATGCAAAGAACGTGATGCCGCGTGTGGCCGCCCTCCTCGACGTGATGATCCTTTCGGACGTCTCGGGCGTGGTCGATGCGGACACCTTCGAACGCCCGATCTATGCCGGCAACGCCATCCAGACCGTAAAGTCGAAGGATGAAAAGAAGGTTATCACCTTCCGGACCTCCACCTTCGACGCCGCGGGCGAAGCCGGTCCCGCCCCGATCGAAACCATCGGCGCGTCCGACAATCCGGGCCTGTCGGAATGGGTCGAGGACAAGGTCGCGGCGTCGGACCGTCCGGAACTGACCTCGGCCGGCATCGTCGTGTCGGGTGGCCGTGGCGTGGGTTCCGAAGAGGATTTCGCGCTGATCGAGAAGCTGGCGGACAAGCTGGGCGCAGCCGTTGGCGCGTCGCGCGCGGCGGTCGATTCGGGCTATGCGCCGAACGACTGGCAGGTCGGCCAGACCGGCAAGGTCGTGGCCCCCGAGCTGTATATCGCCGTGGGCATTTCCGGTGCGATCCAGCACCTTGCCGGGATGAAGGACAGCAAGGTCATCGTCGCGATCAACAAGGACGAAGAGGCGCCGATCTTCCAGGTTGCCGATTACGGCCTGGTCGCCGACCTCTTCACCGCAGTGCCGGAACTGGTCGAAAAGCTTTGA
- the mmgB_2 gene encoding putative 3-hydroxybutyryl-CoA dehydrogenase, with translation MGIQTIGVIGAGQMGNGIAHVMALAGYDVVLNDVSQPALDKAIDTIGRNLGRQVQRDKISQEAVNDAMGRIRTSLLLPELGQTDLVIEAATERETVKQAIFEDLVPHLKPETILTSNTSSISITRLASRTDRPERFMGFHFMNPVPVMQLVELIRGIATDDATYKACHEVVKTLGKTAASAEDFPGFIVNRILMPMINEAVYTLYEGVGNVQSIDESMKLGANHPMGPLELADFIGLDTCLAIMNVLHDGLADTKYRPCPLLTKYVEAGWLGRKTQRGFYDYRGETPVPTR, from the coding sequence ATGGGCATCCAGACAATTGGCGTGATCGGCGCGGGACAGATGGGCAACGGGATTGCCCATGTCATGGCCCTGGCCGGCTACGACGTGGTGCTGAACGACGTGAGCCAGCCGGCGCTGGACAAGGCCATCGACACCATCGGCCGCAACCTTGGCCGCCAGGTCCAGCGGGACAAGATCTCGCAGGAAGCCGTGAATGACGCGATGGGCCGGATCCGTACCTCGCTGCTGCTGCCCGAACTGGGCCAGACCGACCTGGTGATCGAGGCCGCGACCGAACGCGAAACCGTCAAGCAGGCGATCTTCGAAGACCTCGTGCCGCATCTCAAGCCCGAGACGATCCTGACCTCGAACACCTCGTCGATCTCGATCACCCGGCTGGCCAGCCGCACGGACCGGCCCGAACGCTTCATGGGCTTCCACTTCATGAACCCGGTGCCGGTGATGCAGCTGGTGGAGCTGATCCGCGGCATCGCCACCGACGATGCCACCTACAAGGCCTGCCACGAGGTGGTGAAGACCCTCGGCAAGACCGCCGCAAGCGCCGAGGATTTCCCCGGCTTCATCGTCAACCGCATCCTGATGCCGATGATCAACGAGGCCGTCTATACGCTGTATGAAGGTGTCGGCAACGTGCAGTCGATCGACGAATCGATGAAGCTGGGCGCGAACCACCCGATGGGGCCGCTGGAACTGGCCGATTTCATCGGGCTGGACACGTGCCTCGCGATCATGAACGTGCTGCACGACGGGCTGGCGGACACGAAATACCGTCCCTGCCCCCTGCTGACCAAGTATGTCGAAGCCGGCTGGCTGGGCCGCAAGACCCAGCGCGGGTTTTACGACTACCGCGGGGAAACGCCGGTCCCTACCCGTTAG
- the ptsO gene encoding Phosphocarrier protein NPr — MIQRTLKIVNEKGLHARASAKLVEVVEAHDATAQVSRDGLSASGDSIMGLLMLAASKGTTIDVETSGPDAEKLADALAALVADKFGEGF; from the coding sequence ATGATCCAACGGACCCTGAAAATCGTGAACGAGAAGGGCCTGCACGCCAGGGCCTCGGCGAAGCTGGTCGAGGTTGTCGAGGCGCATGACGCTACGGCCCAGGTCTCGCGGGATGGCTTGTCTGCATCAGGTGACAGTATTATGGGTCTTTTGATGTTGGCAGCGTCCAAGGGAACGACTATTGACGTCGAAACGTCCGGGCCGGACGCCGAGAAGCTGGCCGATGCACTGGCAGCGCTGGTGGCGGACAAGTTCGGCGAAGGGTTCTGA
- the manX gene encoding EIIAB-Man → MIGIVIVAHGGLAREYLAALEHVIGSQSGIRAISIAPDCDREAKQREIAEAADAVDDGSGVVVVTDLFGGSPSNLSLNACKVRDRRILYGANLPMLLKLAKSRHIPVQDAVRGALEAGRKYINAQNICQEG, encoded by the coding sequence TTGATCGGAATAGTGATCGTGGCACATGGCGGGCTGGCCAGAGAATATCTGGCCGCGCTCGAGCATGTGATCGGATCCCAGAGCGGCATCCGGGCGATATCGATCGCGCCCGATTGCGACCGCGAGGCCAAGCAGCGCGAGATCGCCGAAGCCGCCGACGCGGTGGATGACGGCAGCGGCGTGGTGGTGGTGACCGACCTGTTCGGCGGCTCGCCGTCGAACCTGTCGCTGAACGCCTGCAAGGTGCGGGACCGCCGGATCCTTTACGGCGCGAATCTGCCGATGCTTCTGAAGCTGGCGAAAAGCCGGCACATACCCGTGCAGGATGCCGTGCGGGGCGCTCTGGAAGCTGGGCGCAAGTACATCAACGCGCAGAATATCTGCCAAGAAGGATAG
- a CDS encoding glmZ(sRNA)-inactivating NTPase yields the protein MTQADTAPTPSQTQLVLVTGPSGAGRSTAIRVLEDNGFETIDNLPLGLVPRLLDGPALGRPLALGVDARNRDFSTSAMLAMISLMQARPDLMLTVLYLDCRPEVLLRRYSETRRRHPLAPAENPESGIARELDLLTPVRDRADMLIDTSDLNVHQLRAEIETSLAPDGQRNLAVTVQSFSYKRGLPMGIDMAFDCRFLRNPYWEPALRARDGRDPQVATHVSGDPRYPEFRGKVLDLTRFLLPAYVEEGKSHFSIAFGCTGGQHRSVMLAESVGATLAEDGWQVSIRHRELERQSAKVRPD from the coding sequence ATGACCCAGGCCGATACCGCCCCGACACCATCGCAGACCCAGCTTGTCCTTGTGACCGGACCTTCGGGCGCGGGCCGGTCGACCGCGATCCGGGTGCTGGAGGACAACGGCTTCGAGACGATCGACAACCTGCCGCTGGGCCTGGTGCCGCGGCTGCTGGACGGGCCGGCTCTGGGCCGGCCGCTGGCGCTGGGGGTCGACGCACGCAACCGGGATTTTTCGACCAGCGCGATGCTGGCGATGATCTCGCTGATGCAGGCGCGGCCCGACCTGATGTTGACGGTGCTCTACCTCGACTGCCGGCCCGAGGTGCTGCTGCGGCGGTATTCGGAAACCCGCCGCCGCCATCCGCTGGCCCCGGCCGAGAACCCCGAAAGCGGCATCGCGCGCGAGCTGGACCTGCTGACCCCGGTGCGCGACCGGGCGGACATGCTGATCGACACGTCGGACCTGAACGTGCATCAGCTGCGCGCCGAGATCGAGACATCGCTGGCGCCCGATGGCCAGCGCAACCTGGCCGTCACGGTGCAGTCGTTTTCCTACAAACGGGGTCTGCCGATGGGAATCGACATGGCCTTCGACTGCCGTTTCCTGCGCAATCCCTATTGGGAACCGGCCCTGCGTGCGCGGGACGGGCGCGACCCGCAGGTGGCGACGCATGTGTCGGGTGACCCGCGCTATCCGGAATTCCGGGGAAAAGTGCTGGATCTGACACGGTTTCTGCTGCCGGCCTATGTGGAGGAAGGCAAGTCGCACTTTTCCATCGCATTCGGGTGTACCGGAGGGCAACATCGATCCGTGATGCTGGCCGAATCCGTTGGGGCAACCCTTGCGGAAGACGGATGGCAGGTGTCAATTAGGCACCGCGAATTGGAACGCCAGTCGGCGAAGGTGAGACCGGATTGA
- the hprK gene encoding HPr kinase/phosphorylase has translation MAVPPPEEILHASCVALNGRGLLIRGASGAGKSTLALWLMAHGARLVGDDRVRLSPGPQAPIARPVPAIAGLIEARGIGILRADNVSDAPVVAMVDLDATESERVPPLRHTRLVGCDVVLLRRVEGPHFEVGLLQFLRSGRQDPQ, from the coding sequence ATGGCGGTGCCGCCGCCAGAAGAGATCCTGCACGCCAGCTGCGTGGCGCTGAACGGGCGCGGCCTGCTGATCCGGGGCGCGTCGGGGGCCGGCAAGTCGACGCTGGCGCTGTGGCTGATGGCCCATGGCGCGCGGTTGGTCGGCGATGACCGGGTCCGGCTGTCGCCGGGGCCGCAGGCGCCGATCGCCCGGCCGGTTCCCGCCATCGCGGGGCTGATCGAGGCGCGCGGGATCGGCATTCTGAGGGCCGACAATGTGTCCGATGCGCCGGTGGTCGCAATGGTCGATCTTGACGCGACCGAGAGCGAACGTGTTCCCCCATTGCGACATACCCGCCTTGTCGGGTGCGATGTGGTCTTGCTCCGCCGGGTGGAAGGGCCACATTTTGAAGTTGGACTCCTCCAATTTCTCAGATCCGGACGCCAGGACCCCCAATGA